From the genome of Winogradskyella forsetii, one region includes:
- a CDS encoding hypervirulence associated TUDOR domain-containing protein: protein MIKKGTKVKWKWGNGTAEGKVMETYSEKVTKTIKGSEITRNGEEGNKALYIEQEDGDYVLKIESEVERAD, encoded by the coding sequence ATGATTAAAAAAGGAACTAAAGTGAAATGGAAATGGGGCAACGGTACCGCAGAAGGTAAAGTCATGGAAACGTATTCAGAAAAAGTGACCAAAACCATAAAGGGCAGCGAGATTACAAGAAACGGAGAAGAAGGTAATAAAGCACTTTATATTGAGCAAGAAGACGGAGATTATGTCCTTAAAATTGAAAGTGAGGTAGAGCGAGCCGATTAG
- a CDS encoding DUF1206 domain-containing protein: MSSKKEMLSRFGMAAKGIVYLLIGVLTAMAAFGQGGSKSGKDGILKFLAQQSYGKILLIALGLGLIAYTFYRLYQGFGNIKNHDDDAKGYFKRTAYVVSGLIYGYFAFSALKMAFGSSSGDSGSSSQLLNSEYGDIIAIVIAIILLGKAIYEFYVAYSGKYKEDIEHAGIDPDAQSLLTKAGKMGFTARGIVAGIMAFLFFKTGMGNSGGDINRADAFSLLQNEFGSVAMGLVALGVALYGVFMLIKSKYPDTNVR; the protein is encoded by the coding sequence ATGAGCTCAAAAAAAGAAATGCTCTCCCGTTTTGGGATGGCTGCAAAAGGAATTGTCTACCTGCTAATTGGCGTATTGACGGCTATGGCTGCTTTTGGACAAGGTGGAAGTAAAAGTGGTAAGGACGGCATATTAAAGTTTTTGGCGCAACAATCTTATGGTAAGATATTGCTTATTGCCCTCGGTTTAGGTCTAATTGCCTATACATTCTATAGACTCTATCAAGGATTTGGCAATATAAAAAATCACGATGATGATGCTAAAGGCTATTTTAAGCGCACAGCTTATGTAGTGAGTGGACTGATTTACGGTTATTTTGCGTTTTCTGCATTGAAAATGGCTTTTGGCAGTTCTTCTGGGGATTCTGGTTCTTCTTCCCAATTACTGAATTCAGAATACGGAGATATAATTGCAATTGTAATTGCCATTATATTATTAGGAAAAGCCATATATGAATTCTATGTAGCTTATTCTGGAAAATATAAAGAGGACATTGAACATGCAGGCATTGATCCAGATGCCCAGAGTTTGCTGACCAAAGCAGGAAAAATGGGCTTTACGGCTAGAGGTATTGTGGCTGGCATCATGGCTTTTTTATTTTTTAAGACGGGTATGGGAAATTCTGGTGGCGACATCAACAGAGCTGATGCCTTTAGTTTATTACAAAATGAATTTGGATCAGTTGCTATGGGTCTCGTGGCTTTAGGGGTGGCACTGTACGGTGTTTTTATGCTGATAAAATCCAAATATCCTGACACAAATGTCAGATAA
- a CDS encoding UDP-glucose--hexose-1-phosphate uridylyltransferase — protein MENDLQNASHKRFNILTEEWVLVSPHRAKRPWQGKEEELPTSKRPSYDPNCYLCAGNKRASGEANPNYESVYVFKNDFAALSQHDEHFKIEDGLIKAETETGICKVVCFSPDHSKSLAQMSVAEIEEVVQTWQKEYEVLGSMATINYVQIFENKGEVMGCSNPHPHGQIWSQSSLPDEIVKKDNSQLNYFSKFNRSLLGDYLKQELVLKERIVFENEAFVVLVPFWATWPYEIMIVPKAHQINISKIPVTQTVWFAEAIAAITKAYDKLFNCSFPYSSGIHQSPTNNAKNSHWHWHMSFYPPLLRSATVKKFMVGYEMFAGPQRDITAETAALTLRALV, from the coding sequence ATGGAAAATGATTTACAGAACGCTTCACATAAGCGCTTTAATATTTTAACGGAGGAATGGGTTTTAGTATCTCCACATAGAGCCAAACGACCTTGGCAAGGGAAGGAGGAAGAATTGCCTACTTCCAAAAGACCAAGCTATGACCCTAATTGTTATTTATGTGCAGGAAACAAAAGAGCTAGTGGAGAAGCAAACCCTAATTATGAAAGCGTATATGTTTTTAAGAATGATTTTGCAGCGCTATCTCAGCACGATGAGCATTTTAAAATTGAGGATGGACTTATAAAAGCCGAAACAGAAACAGGGATATGCAAAGTGGTTTGTTTTAGTCCAGACCACTCAAAAAGTTTAGCTCAAATGTCAGTTGCCGAAATTGAAGAAGTTGTTCAGACATGGCAAAAGGAGTATGAGGTTTTAGGAAGTATGGCAACTATTAATTACGTTCAGATATTTGAAAATAAAGGAGAGGTTATGGGGTGTAGCAATCCGCATCCTCATGGTCAAATCTGGAGTCAAAGTTCATTGCCCGATGAAATTGTAAAAAAGGATAACAGTCAACTAAATTACTTCAGCAAATTCAATCGCTCATTGCTTGGTGATTATCTTAAGCAAGAATTAGTATTAAAGGAGCGTATTGTTTTTGAAAATGAAGCTTTTGTAGTTTTAGTTCCGTTTTGGGCCACATGGCCTTATGAAATAATGATTGTACCCAAAGCGCATCAAATAAACATAAGTAAAATACCTGTTACACAAACGGTATGGTTTGCGGAAGCCATTGCTGCAATTACCAAGGCCTACGATAAATTGTTCAATTGTTCTTTTCCGTATTCCAGTGGAATTCATCAATCTCCTACTAACAATGCCAAAAATAGTCATTGGCATTGGCACATGAGTTTCTACCCTCCACTTTTGAGGAGTGCAACGGTAAAGAAATTTATGGTCGGTTATGAGATGTTTGCCGGTCCTCAACGCGATATTACGGCAGAAACAGCCGCTCTAACTTTAAGAGCGTTGGTTTAA
- the galK gene encoding galactokinase, protein MNNALIQKVKKQFIEQFITEPLLIFSPGRLNLIGEHTDYNNGFVFPAAIDKGIVLAIAKSDNNYSTVRSIDMDEEFILNLKNIDRVEKNTWKNYIIGVIAELLKKGCQVDNFNCVFAGDIPFGSGLSSSAALENSLAFGCNELFDLGLSKTDLIQISQKAEHNYVGVNCGIMDQYASMFGKKDHALFLDCKLLKSELVPVHLHDYEIVLVNSNVKHALAESGYNDRYAVCQKIIEHLKKPSLREVSLEELNSLKTKLEASDYKKGLYVLQENDRVVACKNALMDNDIEGVGRLLFQSHIGQSEMYKISCKELDFLVDEAKKSVSVIGARMMGGGFGGCTINLVLKTDIEDFKLKISKSYKRKFNKDCSIYNVMLGDGTSVIK, encoded by the coding sequence ATGAACAACGCTTTAATACAAAAGGTAAAGAAACAATTTATAGAACAGTTTATAACTGAACCTCTACTTATTTTCTCACCAGGAAGACTTAATTTAATTGGTGAGCACACGGATTACAACAATGGTTTTGTGTTTCCTGCTGCCATTGATAAAGGCATCGTTTTGGCCATTGCCAAAAGTGATAACAATTATTCTACAGTTCGGTCTATTGATATGGATGAGGAATTCATATTAAATCTCAAAAATATTGACAGAGTAGAAAAGAATACATGGAAAAATTATATAATCGGAGTTATTGCGGAACTATTAAAGAAAGGATGTCAAGTGGACAATTTCAATTGTGTCTTTGCTGGCGATATTCCTTTTGGCTCTGGTTTGTCTTCCTCTGCAGCACTAGAAAACAGCTTAGCCTTTGGCTGTAATGAGTTATTTGATTTAGGCTTAAGTAAAACGGATCTCATACAGATATCCCAAAAGGCAGAACACAATTACGTAGGTGTAAATTGTGGAATTATGGATCAATATGCAAGCATGTTTGGTAAGAAGGATCATGCCTTGTTTCTAGATTGCAAATTATTAAAGTCAGAATTAGTGCCAGTGCATCTCCACGATTACGAAATTGTGCTTGTTAACAGCAATGTTAAGCACGCTTTGGCTGAAAGCGGATATAATGATAGGTATGCCGTTTGCCAAAAAATTATTGAACATCTCAAAAAACCTTCACTCAGAGAAGTTTCTTTAGAAGAGTTAAATTCTTTAAAAACTAAACTAGAGGCATCAGATTATAAAAAAGGACTATATGTTCTTCAGGAAAATGATAGAGTGGTGGCATGTAAAAATGCTCTAATGGATAATGATATAGAAGGCGTAGGTAGATTGCTTTTTCAATCACATATAGGCCAAAGTGAAATGTACAAAATAAGCTGTAAAGAATTAGATTTTTTGGTAGATGAGGCAAAAAAAAGTGTTTCTGTCATTGGTGCAAGAATGATGGGCGGCGGTTTTGGTGGTTGTACAATTAATTTGGTGTTAAAGACCGATATCGAAGATTTTAAATTAAAAATCTCAAAATCATATAAAAGAAAATTCAATAAAGATTGTAGCATTTATAATGTAATGCTGGGCGATGGTACAAGCGTGATTAAATAG
- a CDS encoding GntR family transcriptional regulator, whose translation MSIIHVDSKAGIPKYRQIIQSVELGLDQGQLKKGDKLPSVNSIKNRFSLSRDTVFMAFGELKKRGIIEAVTGKGYYIKSEDVKVAKKVFLLFDELNSFKEDLYNSILNALGENVQVDIFFHHFNQNVFDKLINDSVGNYNYYIVMPASLDHAYKALKTLPKDQVFLLDQTHKKLKNYAGVFQNFERNVYDGLMSLNSKIKGYNELVFVNPISNQPIGIFLGYEKFMSTGVIKGSKLEGVASVKPKQGAVYFVLDDRSLIELIKKINETRLKIGKDIGIIAYNDSLLKEIVEGGITTISTDFKEMGARMANMIINEEFDQIENPNHILIRNSI comes from the coding sequence ATGAGTATCATTCATGTTGATTCTAAAGCTGGAATCCCTAAATACCGTCAAATCATTCAATCTGTAGAGTTAGGGTTAGATCAAGGTCAGCTAAAAAAAGGGGATAAGCTACCATCGGTAAATAGTATAAAAAATAGGTTTTCCCTATCCAGAGACACCGTTTTTATGGCTTTCGGTGAGTTGAAAAAGCGTGGAATTATAGAAGCGGTTACAGGTAAGGGTTACTATATAAAGAGTGAAGATGTGAAAGTTGCTAAAAAAGTATTTTTACTTTTTGACGAATTAAATAGTTTTAAGGAAGACCTATATAATTCAATTTTAAATGCTTTGGGTGAAAATGTTCAGGTGGACATCTTTTTCCATCATTTTAATCAAAATGTTTTTGATAAGCTCATTAATGATAGCGTTGGCAATTACAACTATTATATTGTAATGCCAGCGAGTTTGGATCATGCTTATAAAGCATTGAAAACCCTTCCGAAAGACCAAGTTTTTTTATTAGATCAGACGCATAAGAAATTAAAAAACTATGCAGGTGTGTTTCAAAATTTTGAACGTAATGTTTACGATGGTTTGATGAGTTTAAACTCTAAAATAAAAGGTTATAACGAATTAGTGTTTGTGAACCCAATCTCCAATCAACCAATTGGTATCTTTTTAGGGTATGAAAAATTTATGTCCACAGGTGTAATTAAAGGGTCTAAACTTGAGGGTGTAGCTTCTGTGAAACCAAAACAAGGAGCAGTATATTTTGTTCTTGATGATAGAAGCTTAATAGAGTTAATAAAGAAAATTAATGAAACACGTTTGAAAATCGGTAAAGATATTGGCATAATTGCCTACAATGACTCACTGTTAAAAGAAATAGTTGAAGGTGGAATCACCACTATTTCCACAGATTTTAAAGAGATGGGAGCACGGATGGCTAATATGATTATAAACGAGGAGTTTGATCAAATAGAAAATCCTAATCATATTCTAATTCGAAATTCTATTTAG
- a CDS encoding glycoside hydrolase family 53 protein codes for MTYIKLGMHHLLYIILLSLLFSAHSCSENDSNGTHNNDDDITDTPFSFYYGADLSYANEMEDCGALYKDLDGTTKDVYQIFKDEGANLVRVRLWHNPDWTNYSNFNDVKETIQRAKSKGLKVLLDFHYSDTWADPSKQEIPAAWLSEINNVSTLGELLYNYTYQTLDELSNDNLLPDIVQVGNEINGMILQQGELVWPIDWQRNSTLINKGIEAVRAIGNAKNEEIEVMLHIAQPENGLWWFEQATANGVTDFDWIGLSYYPIWSDYDLNEVQTPLSTLINNYNKKLMIVETAYPFTLENADGANNILGQDALTGGLSASQQGQLDYLNALQEIIENAGGQGLVYWEPAWVSTDCSTLWAQGSHWDNATLFDHDNKATLGIKFYNAALNE; via the coding sequence ATGACCTATATTAAATTAGGAATGCATCACCTTTTATATATCATATTATTATCACTTCTTTTTAGTGCCCATTCGTGCTCAGAAAATGATTCAAATGGGACTCATAATAACGATGATGACATCACCGATACACCCTTTTCATTTTATTATGGTGCGGATCTTTCTTATGCCAATGAAATGGAAGATTGTGGTGCTTTATATAAAGACTTGGATGGCACAACTAAGGACGTCTACCAAATATTCAAGGATGAAGGTGCCAATTTAGTAAGAGTAAGGCTTTGGCACAATCCAGATTGGACCAATTACTCAAATTTTAATGATGTTAAGGAGACCATACAACGCGCCAAATCCAAAGGATTAAAAGTGCTATTGGATTTTCATTATAGCGATACTTGGGCTGATCCCTCTAAGCAAGAAATTCCCGCAGCCTGGCTTAGCGAAATTAACAACGTCAGTACTTTGGGTGAACTGCTCTACAATTATACCTACCAAACTTTAGACGAACTATCCAATGACAATTTATTGCCAGACATTGTACAAGTAGGCAATGAAATTAATGGTATGATTTTACAACAAGGTGAATTGGTTTGGCCTATAGATTGGCAAAGAAATTCCACCTTGATTAATAAAGGTATTGAAGCCGTAAGAGCTATCGGCAATGCCAAAAATGAAGAGATAGAAGTAATGCTTCATATTGCTCAACCCGAAAATGGACTTTGGTGGTTTGAGCAAGCTACAGCAAACGGCGTTACCGATTTTGATTGGATTGGCTTATCCTATTATCCGATCTGGTCTGATTATGATTTGAATGAAGTTCAAACACCACTTTCCACTTTAATAAACAACTATAACAAAAAATTAATGATCGTAGAAACGGCCTACCCTTTTACGCTTGAAAATGCCGATGGCGCCAACAATATTTTGGGGCAAGATGCTTTAACAGGCGGACTTTCGGCAAGCCAGCAAGGCCAATTGGATTATCTCAATGCGTTGCAAGAAATCATAGAGAATGCTGGTGGACAAGGTTTGGTTTATTGGGAACCTGCTTGGGTATCTACAGATTGTTCTACACTTTGGGCTCAAGGTTCTCATTGGGACAATGCGACCCTTTTTGATCACGATAATAAAGCCACACTAGGAATTAAATTTTATAATGCTGCCTTAAATGAATAA
- a CDS encoding DUF4982 domain-containing protein, producing MNKTVFSLLGCFIFFCGAYFSEAQTREVITLKNQWKFNKGQHPEASKIEFDDSNWQNVTVPHDWAIYGPFDKEVDKQTVAITQNGETTATEKTGRTGALPYIGEGWYRTAFSLTNFDDNKKVLLLFEGAMAEPEVFLNSKKVGEWKYGYSYFYFDVTPYINGKDQNTLAVKLTNIGKSSRWYPGAGLYRNVRVIVKDKVSFEQWSTFITTPSISIDEAKVNIKTKAFGTDLKLVTEIYDKDGHKINAKETETIINNEFEQNLKINQPQLWSPETPYLYTAVLKLFKGNVLKDEITQRFGIRTIDYSPETGFSLNGKTRKFKGVCLHHDLGPIGTAVNKSALRRQLSILKDMGCDAIRSAHNMPSLEQLELCDEMGFMFLAESFDEWKKPKVENGYNRFFDAYAEKDVVNLVRATRNHPSIIMWSSGNEVPDQWGSEGVKRAKWLQDIFHREDPTRPVTVGMDQVKAVMASGFGAIMDVPGLNYRVHLYEEAYERFPQGFLLGSETASTVSSRGIYKFPVEIASMKTYPDLQSSSYDLEYCSWSNLPDDDFELQDDKPWVIGEFVWTGFDYLGEPTPYDDAWPSRSSYFGINDLAGLPKDRFYLYRSRWNTEEETLHILPHWNWEGREGEVTPVFVYTNYNSAELFLNGKSLGVQTKNFKTNQNRYRLMWMDVKYGPGTLKVVALDDDGNPAAEKEIKTSGKPNKLVLDSNVKRLKANGEDLAFITVSAVDKNGIPCPTATNQLNFEVSGNGRFRAACNGDPTSLQPFHLPTMKLFSGKLVVLVQSTENVGNITLTVTGKHLEKGQLTINSEKQNP from the coding sequence ATGAATAAGACCGTATTTTCACTTCTTGGTTGTTTTATTTTTTTCTGTGGAGCTTATTTTTCTGAAGCTCAAACTAGAGAGGTCATCACGCTTAAAAACCAATGGAAGTTCAATAAAGGTCAACATCCTGAGGCCTCAAAAATAGAATTTGATGATTCTAATTGGCAAAATGTAACCGTACCTCACGATTGGGCAATTTATGGTCCTTTTGACAAAGAAGTTGATAAGCAAACTGTTGCCATCACTCAAAACGGCGAGACAACTGCGACCGAAAAAACAGGTAGAACAGGTGCTTTGCCCTATATAGGTGAAGGCTGGTACAGAACTGCATTTTCGCTCACAAATTTTGATGACAATAAAAAAGTTTTACTGCTTTTTGAAGGTGCTATGGCCGAACCCGAAGTGTTTTTAAACAGTAAAAAAGTCGGTGAATGGAAATATGGTTACAGCTACTTTTATTTCGATGTTACGCCATACATCAATGGAAAAGATCAGAATACGTTAGCCGTAAAACTAACTAATATTGGCAAATCCTCAAGATGGTATCCTGGTGCTGGTTTGTACCGAAATGTAAGGGTCATTGTAAAGGATAAAGTAAGTTTTGAGCAATGGTCCACCTTTATCACCACACCTTCAATTTCTATAGATGAAGCCAAAGTGAATATCAAAACAAAAGCTTTTGGCACAGATTTAAAGTTGGTCACGGAAATTTATGATAAAGACGGCCATAAAATCAATGCAAAAGAGACCGAAACCATTATAAATAATGAGTTTGAACAGAACTTAAAAATAAACCAACCTCAACTATGGAGTCCAGAAACACCATACTTATATACCGCTGTTTTAAAACTTTTTAAAGGTAATGTTCTTAAAGATGAAATAACACAGCGTTTTGGCATCAGAACTATAGATTATAGTCCTGAAACTGGTTTTAGTCTCAATGGCAAAACTCGAAAATTCAAAGGGGTTTGTCTTCATCATGATTTAGGGCCCATTGGTACGGCCGTAAATAAATCCGCATTAAGGCGTCAACTCAGTATTTTAAAAGATATGGGTTGTGATGCTATTAGAAGTGCACACAACATGCCATCGCTAGAACAATTGGAACTTTGTGATGAAATGGGTTTTATGTTTTTAGCTGAAAGTTTTGATGAATGGAAAAAGCCAAAAGTTGAAAATGGCTATAATCGATTTTTTGATGCGTATGCTGAAAAAGATGTCGTGAATTTGGTAAGAGCAACAAGAAATCATCCAAGTATCATCATGTGGAGTTCTGGTAATGAAGTCCCTGATCAATGGGGAAGTGAAGGTGTAAAACGTGCTAAATGGCTTCAAGACATTTTTCATAGAGAAGACCCAACACGACCGGTAACCGTTGGCATGGACCAAGTTAAGGCGGTCATGGCATCTGGATTTGGTGCCATTATGGATGTGCCAGGACTCAATTACAGAGTCCATTTATACGAGGAAGCTTATGAGCGCTTTCCGCAAGGGTTTCTTTTAGGTTCAGAAACGGCTTCAACGGTTAGTTCTCGTGGTATTTATAAATTCCCTGTCGAAATTGCAAGTATGAAAACCTATCCAGATCTTCAATCATCCTCTTACGATCTGGAATATTGTAGTTGGTCTAACCTTCCTGATGATGATTTTGAATTGCAAGATGATAAGCCATGGGTTATCGGTGAGTTTGTCTGGACAGGTTTTGACTACTTAGGTGAACCAACACCATATGATGACGCTTGGCCATCACGTAGCTCCTATTTTGGAATCAATGATTTGGCAGGTTTACCAAAAGACCGCTTTTACTTATATAGAAGCCGTTGGAACACCGAAGAAGAAACGCTTCACATACTACCACATTGGAATTGGGAAGGACGTGAAGGAGAAGTTACACCGGTTTTTGTTTATACCAATTATAATAGTGCCGAATTATTTTTAAATGGAAAAAGTTTAGGTGTTCAAACTAAAAACTTTAAAACGAATCAAAATCGCTATCGTTTAATGTGGATGGATGTAAAATACGGACCCGGAACATTGAAAGTAGTAGCTCTAGACGACGATGGAAATCCTGCAGCAGAAAAAGAAATCAAAACTTCAGGCAAGCCCAATAAACTTGTTCTCGATTCTAATGTAAAACGATTAAAAGCCAATGGCGAAGATTTAGCTTTTATTACAGTTTCGGCAGTTGATAAAAACGGAATTCCATGTCCAACTGCAACTAACCAACTTAATTTTGAAGTTTCAGGCAATGGTCGTTTTAGAGCCGCTTGTAACGGAGACCCAACGTCTTTACAACCCTTTCATTTACCTACCATGAAGTTGTTTAGCGGAAAACTTGTTGTGCTAGTTCAGTCCACAGAGAACGTGGGAAATATAACACTTACAGTTACTGGAAAGCATCTCGAAAAGGGTCAACTGACTATAAATTCTGAAAAACAAAACCCTTGA
- a CDS encoding peptidoglycan-binding domain-containing protein, which yields MGVLYLGSCDKGKQPRDKKDFLKPYHIDGLLINKVTFRDDDRTKWRSFREGKDNSVLKLQQFLFRAGFMPRAAFDGVFGYVTQAAVRLFQEYVRTIEGFNDMVPDGIVGSGTMSHIERWQKENKVSEWGSATSKNPSEAYTNWMQLLQDAKKHYTNNPGAILKHLNSLSKTYSTIKPAEWKFDTNDIHLIGIRRKQTESAIRRENDDLFVLLIKGMAFTFWGSTDASVNMAGRKDEAFLIEGQHRYRFGWHKISVEKKIYRALKPVDWNGVMIIRDWDNDNAYTDKDIMFTDGSGNVKGLRVNPSINIHWTGIGSSNFSAGCQVIAGKSYLNHKNKLQDCSKFASTSYNGLTSSSKKTKGAYNVFTDLILCYAPQNVTNLYYTLGREESLDLSENFGAQYASHTLTRLKSV from the coding sequence ATGGGTGTATTATATTTAGGAAGTTGCGATAAAGGCAAACAGCCAAGGGACAAGAAAGATTTTTTGAAACCTTACCATATTGATGGTTTGTTAATTAATAAAGTAACGTTTCGTGATGATGACCGAACGAAATGGCGCTCTTTCAGAGAAGGTAAAGATAATTCAGTTTTAAAATTGCAGCAGTTTTTATTTAGGGCAGGGTTTATGCCACGAGCTGCTTTTGATGGTGTTTTTGGTTACGTGACCCAAGCTGCTGTGCGGTTATTTCAAGAATACGTCCGCACTATAGAAGGCTTTAATGACATGGTGCCAGATGGTATTGTGGGAAGTGGAACCATGAGTCACATTGAACGTTGGCAGAAAGAAAACAAAGTATCGGAATGGGGAAGTGCTACAAGTAAAAATCCTTCGGAAGCTTATACCAATTGGATGCAATTATTACAGGACGCCAAAAAGCATTATACCAATAATCCAGGAGCAATTTTAAAGCATTTGAATAGTTTATCAAAAACCTATTCCACAATAAAGCCTGCGGAATGGAAATTTGATACTAATGATATTCATCTCATTGGCATCAGGAGAAAGCAGACCGAAAGTGCTATAAGACGAGAAAATGATGACCTATTCGTATTACTCATCAAAGGAATGGCATTCACATTCTGGGGCTCAACAGATGCCAGCGTAAATATGGCAGGACGAAAAGATGAAGCGTTTTTAATAGAAGGGCAACATCGTTATCGTTTTGGATGGCACAAAATATCCGTGGAGAAGAAAATATACAGAGCATTAAAACCTGTAGATTGGAATGGCGTGATGATTATAAGGGATTGGGATAATGACAACGCTTATACGGATAAAGATATCATGTTTACTGATGGTTCCGGAAATGTTAAAGGTCTTCGGGTAAATCCGTCTATAAACATTCATTGGACAGGCATTGGAAGCTCTAATTTTTCAGCAGGATGTCAGGTTATTGCAGGCAAGAGTTATTTAAACCATAAAAATAAATTGCAGGACTGTTCCAAATTTGCATCCACAAGTTATAATGGATTAACGAGCTCAAGTAAAAAAACGAAAGGGGCTTATAATGTGTTTACGGATTTGATATTATGTTATGCGCCACAAAATGTGACGAATTTATATTACACATTGGGAAGAGAGGAATCTTTGGATTTATCCGAAAATTTTGGAGCGCAATATGCGTCACATACTTTAACACGATTGAAGTCTGTATAG